From the Desulfovibrio sp. JY genome, one window contains:
- the aprB gene encoding adenylyl-sulfate reductase subunit beta yields MPTFVDPSKCDGCKGGEKTACMYICPNDLMILDPQEMRAFNQEPSACWECYSCVKICPQGAISARPYADFAPMGGTSIPMRSADSIMWTVKFRNGNIKRFKFPIRTTPEGSIKPYEGKPEGADLDSELLFTETALATPKEALGKKFDVTGMDTVQCWLDGFCQ; encoded by the coding sequence ATGCCTACCTTTGTGGATCCGAGCAAGTGTGACGGATGCAAAGGCGGTGAGAAGACCGCGTGCATGTACATTTGCCCCAATGACCTGATGATCCTGGATCCTCAGGAAATGCGCGCCTTCAACCAGGAGCCGTCCGCTTGCTGGGAATGCTACTCCTGCGTGAAGATCTGCCCCCAGGGTGCAATCTCCGCTCGTCCGTACGCCGACTTCGCTCCCATGGGCGGCACCTCGATCCCCATGCGTTCGGCCGACTCCATCATGTGGACGGTGAAGTTCCGCAATGGCAACATCAAGCGGTTCAAGTTCCCCATCCGCACCACCCCTGAAGGTTCCATCAAGCCCTACGAGGGCAAGCCCGAAGGCGCCGACCTGGACAGCGAGCTGCTGTTCACCGAGACCGCCCTGGCCACCCCGAAGGAAGCTCTTGGCAAGAAGTTCGACGTCACCGGCATGGACACCGTCCAGTGCTGGCTCGACGGCTTCTGCCAATAG
- a CDS encoding 2-amino-3,7-dideoxy-D-threo-hept-6-ulosonate synthase encodes MLLGKAVRLERIFNRNTHRAIIVPMDHGVTVGPIAGLIDMRDAVNQVAEGGANAVLMHKGLPRCSHRGRGRDVGLIIHLSASTSLSPFPNAKALVATVEDAIKLGADGVSLHINLGDETERDMLGHLGEATSRAAEWGMPVLAMVYARGPKVKNEYDPDVVAHCARVGTELGADVVKVPYTGDIKSFSRVTDACCIPVVIAGGPKMDNDRDLLQMAHDSIQAGGSGLSIGRNIFQHKQPARIVQALHGIVHLDWEVDQALELLKD; translated from the coding sequence ATGCTGCTTGGTAAAGCCGTCCGCCTCGAACGTATTTTCAATCGCAACACGCACCGCGCCATCATCGTCCCCATGGACCACGGCGTCACCGTCGGCCCCATCGCCGGGCTCATCGACATGCGCGACGCCGTCAACCAGGTGGCCGAGGGCGGGGCCAACGCCGTGCTCATGCACAAGGGCCTGCCCCGCTGCTCCCATCGCGGCCGGGGTCGCGACGTCGGGCTCATCATCCACCTGTCCGCCTCCACCTCGCTGTCCCCCTTCCCCAATGCCAAGGCCCTGGTGGCCACGGTCGAGGACGCCATCAAGCTCGGCGCGGACGGCGTGTCGCTGCACATCAACCTTGGCGACGAGACCGAACGCGACATGCTCGGGCACCTCGGCGAAGCCACCTCCCGCGCCGCCGAATGGGGCATGCCGGTTCTGGCCATGGTCTACGCCCGCGGCCCCAAGGTGAAAAACGAGTACGACCCCGATGTGGTGGCCCACTGCGCCCGGGTCGGCACCGAGCTCGGCGCCGACGTGGTCAAGGTCCCCTACACCGGCGACATCAAGTCCTTCTCCCGCGTCACCGACGCCTGCTGCATCCCGGTGGTCATCGCCGGCGGCCCCAAGATGGACAACGACCGCGACCTGCTCCAGATGGCCCACGACTCCATCCAGGCCGGCGGCTCCGGACTCTCCATCGGCCGCAACATCTTCCAGCACAAGCAGCCGGCCCGCATCGTCCAGGCCCTGCACGGCATCGTGCACCTCGATTGGGAAGTCGATCAGGCCCTCGAACTGCTCAAGGACTAG
- a CDS encoding 3-dehydroquinate synthase II family protein, translating to MTKEIWLKAIPFDKEIVTLGIESGVDGFVAEAADAEKILALGRTKVMTPEEMDLIPIGCKDDEGTAIDALKTCRPVFLAKGWEIIPVENILACTEGLGLECESLDRARLAAGVLERGADKLLIAPEAVCDLKTIVNELKLSQGTMELAPATITKIEHAGLGHRVCVDTTSILKTGEGMLVGNSSAFTFLVNAETESNPYVAARPFRINAGAVHAYCQMPGDKTRYLEELAAGSEVLVVSHTGATKTAVVGRVKTEIRPMLLITAEVDGKEGKVFLQNAETIRLVTPEGKPVSVVTIKEGDAVLVRTDVAGRHFGMRIAEDIKEG from the coding sequence ATGACCAAGGAAATCTGGCTCAAAGCCATCCCGTTCGACAAAGAGATCGTCACCCTCGGCATCGAATCCGGCGTGGACGGATTCGTGGCCGAGGCGGCGGACGCCGAAAAGATCCTGGCCCTCGGGCGCACCAAGGTGATGACGCCCGAGGAGATGGACCTGATCCCCATCGGCTGCAAGGACGACGAAGGCACGGCCATCGATGCGCTCAAAACCTGCCGGCCGGTCTTTCTGGCCAAGGGCTGGGAGATCATCCCGGTGGAGAACATCCTGGCCTGCACCGAGGGGCTCGGGCTCGAGTGCGAAAGCCTGGACCGGGCCAGGCTCGCCGCCGGGGTGCTGGAGCGCGGCGCGGACAAGCTCTTGATCGCCCCAGAGGCCGTCTGCGACCTTAAAACCATCGTCAACGAACTGAAACTTTCCCAGGGAACCATGGAACTCGCGCCGGCAACCATCACCAAGATCGAACACGCCGGCCTCGGGCACCGGGTCTGCGTGGACACGACCAGTATCCTCAAAACAGGCGAAGGCATGCTCGTCGGCAATTCCTCGGCCTTCACCTTCCTGGTCAACGCCGAGACCGAGTCCAACCCCTACGTGGCGGCGCGGCCTTTCCGCATCAATGCCGGCGCGGTCCACGCCTACTGCCAGATGCCCGGGGACAAGACCCGCTACCTGGAGGAACTGGCCGCCGGCTCGGAAGTGCTGGTCGTCTCCCACACCGGGGCCACCAAAACGGCGGTGGTCGGCCGGGTCAAGACCGAAATCCGGCCCATGCTGCTCATCACGGCCGAAGTGGACGGCAAGGAAGGCAAGGTGTTCTTGCAAAACGCCGAGACCATCCGGCTGGTGACGCCCGAGGGCAAACCCGTCAGCGTCGTGACCATAAAGGAAGGCGACGCCGTGCTCGTACGCACCGACGTGGCCGGCCGCCATTTCGGCATGCGCATCGCCGAAGACATCAAGGAAGGTTAG
- the pheA gene encoding prephenate dehydratase codes for MAPETTKNAAQNAPGTLEEALLELRNGIDAVDGQILTLLNKRAGLSLEVGRRKAGRQSAVFKPFREQEVLERLAAKNPGPLPVPHLLAIYREILSSSRRLQRPERVAYLGPEGTFSHFAAMAALGHSPDFLPQTTIGDVFAAVASRLADLGIVPLENSLQGTVGQSLDHFQRHEVFIQAEISCRISHALLSTATDLGAIETVYSHPQPLAQCATWLKTHLPAARIIPTDSTAAAALRLAGEPTAASIGHVKLAAMHGLNILASPIEDLPDNWTRFFIIGPEDTKQQTRDKTSVLFTVPNKPGSLYQVLSHLAGEGINLTKLESRPIRGEKWQYVFFADLQCDLTREEYRKLLTTLMEQTLSLRILGCYPVGRQVDLADGDLEPNGD; via the coding sequence ATGGCCCCGGAGACGACAAAAAACGCCGCTCAAAACGCCCCGGGGACCCTGGAAGAGGCGTTGCTCGAACTGCGAAACGGCATCGACGCCGTGGACGGGCAGATACTCACCCTGCTCAACAAGCGCGCGGGCCTGAGCCTCGAGGTCGGTCGCCGCAAGGCCGGCCGCCAAAGCGCCGTGTTCAAACCCTTCCGCGAGCAGGAGGTGCTGGAACGGCTGGCCGCGAAAAACCCCGGCCCCCTGCCCGTTCCCCATCTGCTCGCCATCTACCGGGAGATACTGTCCTCCTCGCGCCGGCTCCAGCGCCCCGAACGCGTGGCCTACCTCGGCCCCGAGGGCACCTTCTCCCACTTCGCGGCCATGGCCGCCCTGGGCCATTCCCCGGACTTCCTGCCCCAGACCACCATCGGCGACGTTTTCGCGGCGGTCGCCAGCCGGCTGGCGGACCTCGGCATCGTGCCGCTGGAAAACTCGCTGCAAGGCACGGTCGGCCAAAGCCTCGACCACTTCCAGCGCCACGAGGTCTTCATCCAGGCGGAAATCTCCTGCCGCATAAGCCACGCCCTGCTCTCCACGGCCACCGACCTCGGCGCGATCGAAACCGTCTATTCCCATCCCCAGCCCCTGGCCCAGTGCGCCACCTGGCTCAAGACGCACCTGCCCGCGGCGCGGATCATCCCCACCGACTCCACGGCGGCCGCCGCCCTGCGCCTGGCCGGCGAACCCACCGCCGCCTCCATCGGGCACGTGAAACTCGCCGCCATGCATGGGCTCAACATCCTGGCCAGCCCCATCGAGGACCTGCCGGACAACTGGACGCGGTTTTTCATCATCGGCCCCGAGGACACCAAGCAGCAGACGCGCGACAAGACCTCGGTCCTTTTCACCGTGCCCAACAAACCCGGATCGCTCTACCAAGTGCTCTCGCATCTGGCCGGCGAGGGCATCAACCTGACCAAGCTCGAATCACGGCCCATTCGCGGCGAAAAATGGCAGTACGTCTTTTTCGCCGATCTCCAGTGCGACCTCACCCGGGAGGAGTACCGGAAGCTCCTGACCACGCTCATGGAACAGACGCTCAGCCTGCGTATCCTCGGCTGCTACCCGGTCGGCAGACAGGTGGATCTTGCCGACGGCGATCTGGAACCGAACGGAGATTAA
- the aroA gene encoding 3-phosphoshikimate 1-carboxyvinyltransferase, giving the protein MPTVAAPPSKSVSHRAVIAASLAAGTSRVAGLLDSQDITRTRDCMAAMGAAFHPQSDGSVIVSGTAGHPQGGDPEDGEPQILDVGESGTTCRLLTAVAAAGQGVFEIRGEGRMHERPIGELVNALLPLGIEALYLGKSGCPPLTIVTHGLAGGTTAISLEDSSQYLSGLLLAAPLAAAPLTIEVTGQKTVSWPYVAITLSTLADFDVPFAVEVLHGDAWAQTDWRTLVDVIPGQVRFVMRPALYQPRDYVVEGDWSSASYFLAAGAVGKAPVTVTGLRPDSLQGDRAILDILARMGARIDQGPDGITVLPSSLTGQDLDMGRCPDLVPTVASAACFAKGETTIRNVAHLRLKESDRIEAVAENCTQAGAVVTTTPDGMRIKPRPLPTGERVEFSAFCDHRLAMSAAIFEMAGIEVALDNTTCVAKSFPAFWEKWQAVRP; this is encoded by the coding sequence ATGCCAACCGTCGCCGCCCCGCCTTCCAAGTCCGTCTCGCACCGGGCCGTCATCGCCGCCAGCCTCGCCGCCGGTACAAGCCGCGTCGCCGGCCTGCTCGACAGCCAGGACATCACCCGCACCCGGGACTGCATGGCCGCCATGGGCGCGGCCTTCCATCCCCAGTCCGACGGCTCGGTCATCGTCTCGGGCACCGCCGGCCACCCCCAGGGCGGCGATCCCGAAGACGGCGAGCCGCAAATCCTCGACGTGGGCGAATCCGGCACCACCTGCCGCCTTTTGACCGCCGTGGCCGCCGCCGGCCAGGGCGTCTTCGAGATTCGCGGCGAGGGCCGCATGCACGAGCGCCCCATCGGCGAACTGGTCAACGCCCTGCTGCCCCTCGGCATCGAAGCCCTCTACCTCGGCAAATCCGGCTGCCCGCCGCTGACCATCGTCACGCACGGCCTCGCCGGCGGAACCACCGCCATCAGCCTCGAGGACAGTTCGCAATACCTTTCCGGCCTGCTTCTGGCCGCGCCCCTGGCCGCCGCGCCGCTCACCATCGAAGTCACCGGCCAGAAAACCGTGTCCTGGCCCTACGTCGCCATCACCCTGTCCACCCTGGCCGACTTCGACGTCCCCTTTGCCGTGGAAGTCCTCCACGGCGACGCCTGGGCCCAAACCGACTGGCGCACGCTTGTCGACGTCATCCCCGGACAGGTGCGCTTCGTCATGCGCCCCGCGCTCTACCAGCCCCGCGACTATGTCGTGGAAGGCGACTGGTCGAGCGCGTCCTACTTCCTGGCCGCCGGCGCCGTGGGCAAGGCCCCGGTCACCGTCACCGGCCTGCGGCCCGACTCGCTCCAGGGCGACCGGGCGATCCTCGACATCCTCGCCCGCATGGGCGCGCGCATTGACCAGGGCCCCGACGGCATCACCGTGCTGCCAAGCAGCCTCACCGGCCAGGACCTGGACATGGGCCGTTGCCCGGACCTCGTGCCGACCGTGGCCTCGGCCGCCTGCTTCGCCAAGGGGGAAACGACCATCCGGAATGTCGCCCACCTGCGCCTCAAGGAGTCCGACCGCATCGAGGCCGTGGCCGAAAACTGCACCCAGGCCGGCGCGGTGGTCACCACCACCCCCGACGGCATGCGCATCAAACCCCGGCCGCTGCCCACAGGGGAACGCGTCGAATTTTCCGCCTTCTGCGACCACAGGCTGGCCATGTCCGCCGCCATCTTCGAAATGGCCGGCATCGAGGTGGCCCTGGACAACACCACCTGCGTGGCCAAGTCGTTCCCGGCGTTCTGGGAGAAGTGGCAGGCGGTACGACCGTAG
- a CDS encoding prephenate dehydrogenase, producing MPHTNKDANSPTPSEVFGEGGGPGEGTPFSKKGSPPPESSRLTINSLALVGARGGMGKLIVGRCREAGLAVRELDRPLTEAKIAEGVTGADMVLVSVPVYATGEVAEKVAAHMGGRQILADVGSVKTQPINDMVAHYHGPVVGTHPLFGPAPGPDDALRVAVMDGRPGQDVWATQTVAGWCERIGFVPFASDAEEHDRAAAYVQGLNFVTTLAYLAAQGAGGAVRKYLTPSFTRRLVAAEKLITKDAGLFTALYEANPYSHEAVRNFRSFLNLAAGGDVDLLVRRAEAWWTAETAKKDNP from the coding sequence ATGCCACATACGAACAAAGATGCGAACAGCCCCACCCCGTCAGAAGTTTTTGGGGAGGGTGGGGGTCCGGGGGAGGGGACCCCTTTTTCCAAAAAGGGGTCCCCTCCCCCGGAATCTTCCCGCCTCACCATCAACTCCCTCGCCCTGGTCGGGGCGCGGGGGGGGATGGGGAAGTTGATTGTCGGGCGGTGCCGGGAGGCCGGGCTTGCGGTGCGGGAGCTGGACCGGCCGCTGACGGAAGCCAAGATCGCGGAGGGCGTTACGGGCGCGGACATGGTGCTGGTGTCCGTGCCGGTCTACGCCACGGGCGAAGTGGCCGAAAAGGTCGCCGCGCACATGGGAGGCAGGCAGATATTGGCCGACGTGGGTTCGGTCAAGACGCAGCCCATCAACGACATGGTGGCGCATTATCATGGTCCGGTGGTCGGCACGCATCCGCTTTTCGGGCCGGCTCCGGGGCCTGACGACGCGCTGCGGGTGGCGGTCATGGACGGCCGGCCGGGACAGGACGTCTGGGCCACGCAGACGGTTGCCGGCTGGTGCGAGCGCATCGGGTTTGTGCCCTTCGCCTCGGACGCCGAGGAGCACGACCGGGCGGCGGCCTATGTGCAGGGACTCAATTTCGTCACCACCCTGGCCTATCTGGCGGCCCAGGGAGCCGGCGGCGCGGTGCGAAAGTACCTGACGCCGTCGTTTACCCGGCGGCTGGTCGCGGCCGAAAAACTCATCACCAAGGACGCGGGGCTTTTCACCGCGCTTTACGAAGCCAATCCGTACAGCCATGAGGCCGTGCGCAATTTTCGCAGCTTTCTCAACCTCGCCGCGGGCGGCGACGTGGACCTGCTCGTTCGCCGCGCCGAGGCGTGGTGGACCGCCGAAACGGCAAAAAAGGACAATCCATGA
- a CDS encoding anthranilate synthase component I family protein gives MSAITLRQEGTWLPADVQTPISLFLGLVGERPGILLESAEVDGRLGRYSLIAWDFRLRLRLKDGKLDVNATDDRLKALEQYSGQGFLEGMRGLMADLRVLPPEGFKDVPPITRSLAGYFGYGIAGILEPKLESVLPPEEAEFCLVLPGRVVLFDHVKHRCLHLSLDAGKKARIDYSNIFAPMNRPVIGKVVNRPEAEGYMEAVTKCKEMIRAGECIQTVLSTQFSAPFSGDPFVVYRRLRQVNPSPYMFFMRLPRVTLLGSSPELLIRCRDGELTTCPIAGTRPRGKTPEQDDRLAEELMADPKERAEHVMLVDLGRNDLGRMAGPGTVKVEKFMAVERFSHVMHIVSYVTAKLKDGLDALDVLKCAFPAGTLSGAPKVRAMEMIAELEHSLPRGPYAGCIGWIGLDEGRVNLDTGITIRSMWIRDGMLAWQAGAGIVYDSDPAKEWMECQNKARVIAEVLAAKEDGDVFTY, from the coding sequence ATGAGTGCGATTACGCTTAGGCAGGAAGGGACGTGGCTGCCGGCCGACGTGCAGACGCCCATAAGCCTTTTTCTCGGGCTTGTGGGGGAGAGGCCGGGCATACTGCTTGAAAGCGCCGAGGTGGACGGCCGGCTGGGCCGTTACAGCCTCATCGCCTGGGATTTCCGCCTGCGCCTGCGCCTGAAGGACGGCAAGCTCGACGTCAATGCCACGGACGACCGGTTAAAGGCCTTGGAGCAGTACAGCGGCCAGGGCTTCCTGGAGGGCATGCGCGGCCTCATGGCCGACCTGCGCGTGCTGCCGCCCGAGGGCTTCAAGGACGTGCCGCCCATCACGCGCTCCCTGGCGGGCTATTTCGGCTACGGCATCGCCGGCATTCTCGAGCCCAAGCTGGAAAGCGTGTTGCCGCCCGAGGAGGCGGAGTTCTGTCTGGTGCTGCCCGGCCGCGTGGTGCTGTTCGACCACGTCAAGCACCGCTGCCTGCATCTTTCCCTGGATGCCGGCAAGAAGGCCCGCATCGATTATTCCAACATCTTCGCGCCGATGAACCGGCCGGTCATCGGCAAGGTGGTCAACCGCCCCGAAGCCGAAGGCTACATGGAGGCCGTGACCAAGTGCAAGGAGATGATCCGGGCCGGCGAGTGCATCCAGACGGTGCTTTCCACGCAGTTTTCCGCGCCTTTTTCCGGCGACCCCTTCGTGGTCTACCGCCGGCTGCGCCAGGTGAACCCCTCGCCGTACATGTTCTTCATGCGCCTGCCGCGGGTGACGCTTTTAGGCTCCTCGCCGGAGCTGCTCATCCGCTGCCGCGACGGCGAGCTGACCACCTGCCCCATCGCCGGGACCCGGCCGCGCGGCAAGACCCCCGAGCAGGACGACAGGCTGGCCGAGGAGCTGATGGCCGACCCCAAGGAGCGCGCCGAGCACGTCATGCTGGTGGACCTCGGCCGCAACGACCTGGGCCGCATGGCCGGACCCGGCACGGTCAAGGTCGAGAAGTTCATGGCCGTGGAACGCTTTTCCCACGTCATGCACATCGTGTCCTACGTGACGGCCAAGCTGAAAGACGGCCTCGACGCTTTGGACGTGCTCAAGTGCGCCTTTCCGGCCGGGACCCTTTCCGGCGCGCCCAAGGTGCGGGCCATGGAGATGATCGCCGAGCTGGAGCACAGCCTGCCGCGCGGGCCGTATGCCGGCTGCATCGGCTGGATCGGCCTGGACGAGGGACGCGTGAACCTGGACACGGGCATCACCATCCGCAGCATGTGGATACGCGACGGCATGCTCGCCTGGCAGGCCGGAGCCGGCATCGTCTACGATTCCGATCCGGCCAAGGAATGGATGGAGTGTCAGAACAAGGCCCGGGTGATCGCCGAGGTGCTGGCGGCCAAGGAGGATGGCGATGTTTTTACTTATTGA
- a CDS encoding aminodeoxychorismate/anthranilate synthase component II encodes MFLLIDNFDSFTFNVVQAFQQLGRDPVVKKNDDPEILELASSGKLDMVCISPGPSNPANAGLCLQFLAQLPKQTPVFGVCLGHQILGHFAGAPVVVADRIMHGKTSDVYHRETGLFTGLPNPFECCRYHSLVVLAGKAPDKLEITAWTDRNEVMGLRYRDRPWVGVQFHPESVFTPDGMKLIGNFPDKIL; translated from the coding sequence ATGTTTTTACTTATTGATAACTTCGATTCGTTCACCTTCAACGTGGTCCAGGCCTTCCAGCAACTGGGCCGCGACCCGGTGGTGAAAAAGAACGACGACCCCGAGATTTTGGAGCTGGCTTCCTCCGGCAAGCTCGACATGGTCTGCATCTCGCCCGGGCCCAGCAACCCGGCCAATGCCGGGTTGTGCTTGCAGTTTCTCGCACAACTGCCAAAACAGACCCCGGTTTTCGGCGTCTGCCTGGGGCATCAGATCCTCGGGCACTTCGCCGGCGCGCCGGTTGTCGTGGCCGACCGCATCATGCACGGCAAGACGTCGGACGTGTACCACCGCGAAACGGGGCTGTTTACGGGGTTGCCCAACCCCTTCGAGTGCTGCCGTTACCATTCGCTGGTGGTGCTCGCGGGCAAGGCTCCGGACAAGCTGGAGATCACGGCCTGGACCGACCGAAACGAGGTGATGGGACTGCGGTATCGCGACCGGCCCTGGGTAGGGGTGCAGTTTCATCCGGAATCGGTGTTCACTCCCGACGGGATGAAGCTGATCGGGAACTTTCCGGACAAGATTTTATAA
- a CDS encoding HEPN domain-containing protein, which yields MNTVPVLLDKAKDSLHGARLLAAEGLFDCAMSRTFFSMHYVAEAFLLTVRLDVNDPRDVIAAFGQRFAYPSELPPVFHRWLVEAEHLRNRADFETNLCLTPEVVAEQLDRARAFLNMAREELEAATAPR from the coding sequence GTGAACACCGTCCCCGTTCTGCTCGACAAGGCCAAGGACAGCCTGCACGGCGCGCGTTTGCTCGCCGCCGAGGGTCTCTTCGACTGCGCCATGAGCCGGACGTTCTTCAGCATGCATTACGTGGCCGAGGCGTTTCTGCTGACCGTCAGGCTTGACGTGAACGACCCGCGCGACGTCATCGCCGCCTTCGGCCAGCGCTTCGCCTACCCGAGCGAACTGCCGCCCGTCTTCCACCGCTGGCTGGTCGAGGCCGAGCACCTGCGCAACCGCGCCGATTTCGAAACCAACCTCTGCCTGACCCCCGAAGTCGTGGCCGAACAGCTCGACCGGGCCAGGGCGTTTCTCAACATGGCCCGCGAGGAATTGGAAGCAGCCACCGCCCCGCGTTAA
- the trpD gene encoding anthranilate phosphoribosyltransferase — protein sequence MEKHVECLELLAIGKDLPQELATYAFRAMYTGEMPASCVGAFLMGLKTKGESAVEIAAGVTAALEEARIVAGLTGARIDTCGTGGDNTCSFNCSTAVALYLAALGHKVVKHGNRAVSSSCGSADAVESLGFTLVVEPELVAAELDKHNFVFLFAPNYHPAFKRIGPIRKELGVRSLFNLMGPLLNPARPTHQLLGVPTSRHVRLMGEVLALTGLSCGAVVHGAGGFDELTPFGPADVCWLRDGWIKSDRIDPAALGFPTHKPADVVVSGRDEAVAVLREVLAGKGNAAMRDMVALNLGCSLHLLEDGLTLRQGMDKARDAVASGIAAKFFEDVLHA from the coding sequence GTGGAAAAACATGTCGAATGCCTGGAACTTCTCGCCATCGGCAAGGACCTGCCCCAGGAACTGGCCACCTACGCCTTCCGGGCCATGTACACCGGCGAGATGCCGGCGTCGTGCGTGGGCGCGTTCCTGATGGGGCTCAAGACCAAGGGCGAATCCGCCGTGGAGATCGCGGCCGGCGTCACCGCCGCCCTGGAAGAGGCCCGCATCGTCGCGGGACTCACCGGAGCGCGCATCGACACCTGCGGCACCGGCGGCGACAACACCTGCTCGTTTAACTGCTCCACCGCCGTGGCGCTCTACCTCGCCGCCCTGGGCCACAAGGTGGTCAAGCACGGCAACCGCGCCGTCTCCAGCTCCTGCGGCAGCGCCGACGCCGTGGAATCCCTGGGATTCACCCTGGTGGTCGAACCCGAACTGGTCGCGGCCGAACTCGACAAGCACAACTTCGTCTTTCTCTTCGCCCCCAACTACCATCCGGCCTTCAAGCGCATCGGCCCCATCCGCAAGGAGCTCGGCGTGCGTTCGCTTTTCAACCTCATGGGCCCCCTGCTCAACCCCGCCCGCCCCACCCACCAACTCCTCGGCGTGCCCACCTCCCGCCACGTGCGGCTCATGGGCGAGGTGCTGGCCCTGACCGGCCTGTCCTGCGGCGCGGTGGTCCACGGGGCCGGCGGCTTCGACGAACTGACCCCCTTCGGTCCGGCCGACGTGTGCTGGCTGCGCGACGGCTGGATCAAAAGCGACCGCATCGACCCGGCCGCCCTGGGCTTCCCGACCCACAAGCCGGCCGACGTGGTGGTCTCGGGCCGCGACGAGGCCGTGGCCGTGCTGCGCGAGGTCCTGGCCGGCAAGGGCAACGCGGCCATGCGCGACATGGTGGCGCTCAACCTCGGCTGCTCCCTGCACCTGCTCGAGGACGGCCTCACCCTCAGGCAGGGCATGGACAAGGCCCGCGACGCCGTCGCTTCCGGCATCGCCGCCAAGTTCTTCGAGGACGTGCTCCATGCTTGA
- a CDS encoding indole-3-glycerol-phosphate synthase: MLEKFRAAQAKAIKRLKDLEAAQRLPARYDGARPSFSDALLAAGPIAVIAEYKRASPSAGDINLGLAPGEVAAMYAASGAAAISVLTEETYFKGSVDYLEPISAAGLPMLRKDFLLHPLQVVETAATKASALLLIVRMLTDAELAEMLRLTYDAGLEAVVEVFDEADLARAESAGAHIIQVNSRDLDTLKTNLDVARRMAALKRPGRIWIAASGIASRADVLGMAAIGYNAVLVGTSIMSEPDPGQALAALAGKAD; encoded by the coding sequence ATGCTTGAGAAGTTCCGGGCCGCCCAGGCCAAGGCCATAAAACGCCTCAAGGACCTCGAGGCGGCCCAGCGCCTGCCCGCCAGGTATGACGGCGCGCGACCGTCCTTTTCCGACGCCCTGCTCGCCGCCGGCCCCATCGCCGTCATCGCCGAGTACAAACGGGCCTCGCCGTCGGCGGGCGACATCAACCTGGGGCTCGCCCCGGGCGAGGTCGCGGCCATGTACGCCGCCTCCGGGGCCGCCGCCATATCGGTGCTGACCGAGGAGACCTACTTCAAGGGCTCCGTCGACTATCTGGAGCCCATCAGCGCCGCCGGGCTGCCCATGCTGCGCAAGGACTTCCTGCTCCATCCGCTCCAGGTGGTGGAAACCGCCGCCACCAAGGCCTCGGCCCTGCTTTTGATCGTACGCATGCTGACCGACGCGGAACTGGCCGAGATGCTGCGCCTGACCTACGACGCCGGCCTCGAGGCCGTGGTCGAGGTCTTCGACGAGGCCGATCTGGCTCGGGCCGAATCCGCCGGAGCGCACATCATCCAGGTCAACAGCCGCGACCTGGACACGCTCAAAACCAACCTGGACGTGGCCCGGCGCATGGCCGCCCTGAAACGCCCGGGCCGCATCTGGATCGCCGCCAGCGGCATCGCCAGCCGCGCCGACGTGCTCGGCATGGCCGCCATCGGCTACAACGCCGTGCTCGTCGGCACCTCCATCATGAGTGAACCCGATCCCGGCCAGGCCCTGGCCGCGCTTGCCGGAAAGGCGGACTGA
- a CDS encoding phosphoribosylanthranilate isomerase yields the protein MAGLLVKICGMTRPEDVLGCAEAGADLLGFIFAAKSPRRVTPAQAAALPRTTARRVGVFVEQSLDEVLRIMDEAELDFAQLHGDQDAAFCRAVGPERVIRAFWPKKHPDTATLVAAMESFTGAIRYALLDAGTSGGGHGVSLDFASLAEFSPPMPWLLAGGLGPDNITEALAQAKPHGLDLNSGVESSPGLKDLAKVRRSLWSVKGRG from the coding sequence ATGGCCGGACTACTGGTAAAAATCTGCGGCATGACCCGCCCCGAGGACGTCCTCGGCTGCGCCGAAGCCGGGGCCGACCTGCTCGGGTTCATCTTCGCCGCCAAGAGCCCGCGTCGCGTCACGCCCGCGCAGGCCGCCGCCCTGCCCCGCACCACGGCCAGGCGCGTCGGCGTGTTCGTCGAACAGAGCCTCGACGAGGTGCTGCGCATCATGGACGAGGCCGAGCTCGACTTCGCCCAGCTCCACGGCGACCAGGACGCGGCGTTCTGCCGCGCTGTGGGGCCGGAGCGCGTCATCCGCGCCTTCTGGCCGAAAAAACACCCGGACACGGCCACCCTCGTCGCCGCCATGGAATCCTTCACCGGCGCGATCCGCTACGCGCTCCTCGACGCCGGCACCTCCGGCGGCGGCCACGGCGTGTCCCTCGACTTCGCCTCCCTGGCCGAATTTTCCCCGCCCATGCCCTGGCTCCTGGCCGGAGGCCTGGGACCCGACAACATCACCGAGGCCCTGGCCCAGGCCAAACCCCACGGCCTGGACCTCAACTCCGGCGTGGAATCCTCCCCGGGGCTCAAGGACCTCGCAAAAGTCCGGAGGTCCCTTTGGTCCGTGAAAGGGAGAGGATAA